In Vibrio atlanticus, the following proteins share a genomic window:
- a CDS encoding ATP-binding protein, whose translation MSNRFLSAETVIESLRDNGYNNTAYALAELIDNSLQATATRVEVGFIEEQLAARKNYTVSEISLWDNGIGMDIDTLRVAMQFGGGTHKKDTGGMGKFGMGLPNSSISQCKRVEVWSWKNGSEPHFTYLDVDEMKTGQLEDVPVPQAKPIPAKYEKAFFTKRPESGTLIIWSKLDRLSWKTGKSIYRHCEHLVGRMYRNFISDDNIKIESITYRKSGDDRLDVYDKETFKANDPMYLKKQTSLPELPGNYKGEAFFEKMDEEVISVEYIDEKGEPKRDDVTVTTSMVKKNISNRILKETTGKLGGTSWGKHCSKNVGVSIVRANRELVLRDSFLTSALRESKGRFVGIEVSFPPTLDAVFGVTNNKQDAIRLIPYEMKSIFTQAGFDSEQEYLRDLEENSDSLLQVLKVVAVIKKQVTALTKSLETINVEGKAVKGDEPKTTSEGAASKATQGSAHRETHGHKTKDAPPKELKKKDVIDHLKTVGGMSEQEAEEKAERLILTGNRFLIEDVARDSEAFFDVSTSKGLTLVLFNTNHVFYQKLISKLGPDELEIMQTTIAGFARVMNETTDERRLAYLNTIRREWGLVISEFLEEPSVDDLDEF comes from the coding sequence ATGAGTAATAGATTTTTAAGCGCAGAAACTGTCATTGAGTCATTAAGAGATAACGGTTACAACAATACTGCTTATGCGCTCGCTGAGCTAATTGATAATAGTTTACAAGCTACTGCAACTCGCGTCGAAGTTGGCTTCATTGAAGAGCAGCTTGCTGCTAGGAAAAATTATACTGTCTCGGAGATTTCACTTTGGGATAACGGTATTGGTATGGATATCGATACTCTTCGTGTAGCTATGCAATTCGGTGGTGGTACTCATAAAAAAGATACTGGAGGTATGGGTAAATTCGGTATGGGGCTACCTAATTCATCTATCTCACAATGTAAGCGTGTTGAAGTATGGAGTTGGAAAAATGGTAGCGAGCCTCACTTCACTTATTTAGACGTCGATGAGATGAAAACTGGTCAGCTTGAAGATGTCCCAGTGCCACAGGCTAAGCCTATCCCAGCGAAATATGAAAAAGCCTTTTTCACCAAAAGGCCGGAATCTGGCACATTAATTATTTGGTCTAAACTTGACCGCCTTAGCTGGAAAACTGGCAAATCGATATATCGCCATTGTGAACATTTGGTAGGCCGAATGTATCGCAACTTCATCAGTGATGACAATATTAAAATTGAAAGCATCACCTACCGTAAATCAGGTGACGATAGACTTGATGTCTACGACAAAGAGACATTCAAAGCAAACGATCCGATGTACCTTAAAAAGCAAACATCTTTACCTGAACTACCTGGCAATTACAAGGGTGAAGCGTTCTTTGAAAAAATGGATGAAGAGGTTATCTCGGTAGAATATATCGACGAAAAAGGTGAACCAAAACGAGATGATGTAACAGTCACGACATCCATGGTTAAGAAAAATATATCCAATCGAATTCTAAAAGAAACCACAGGGAAATTAGGTGGTACTTCTTGGGGGAAGCACTGCAGCAAAAACGTGGGCGTATCGATAGTTCGAGCTAATAGAGAGCTAGTCTTGAGAGATTCATTCTTAACATCAGCGTTAAGAGAGAGTAAAGGCCGATTTGTAGGTATTGAAGTTTCTTTCCCTCCCACTCTTGATGCAGTGTTTGGCGTCACAAACAATAAACAAGATGCAATAAGGTTAATACCTTATGAGATGAAAAGCATTTTTACACAGGCTGGTTTTGATTCTGAGCAAGAATATTTACGAGACCTAGAAGAAAACTCAGATTCATTACTACAAGTATTAAAAGTCGTTGCTGTGATTAAGAAACAAGTTACTGCATTAACTAAAAGCCTAGAGACTATAAATGTTGAAGGCAAGGCTGTTAAAGGTGACGAACCGAAGACTACTTCTGAAGGTGCCGCTTCTAAAGCAACCCAAGGCTCTGCACATAGAGAAACACATGGTCATAAAACAAAAGATGCTCCACCTAAAGAATTAAAAAAGAAAGACGTTATAGACCACCTCAAAACAGTGGGTGGTATGAGTGAGCAAGAAGCTGAAGAAAAAGCTGAACGCTTAATTCTTACCGGTAATCGATTTCTAATTGAAGATGTGGCGAGAGATTCAGAAGCATTTTTTGACGTGTCTACTAGCAAAGGTTTAACACTTGTTTTATTCAATACTAACCACGTCTTCTATCAAAAACTCATCAGCAAACTTGGTCCTGATGAACTTGAAATAATGCAAACCACAATTGCAGGCTTCGCTCGAGTAATGAACGAAACTACTGATGAAAGACGCTTGGCATATTTAAACACGATTCGTCGCGAGTGGGGACTGGTCATCAGCGAGTTTTTAGAAGAACCATCAGTCGATGACTTGGATGAGTTTTAA
- a CDS encoding phospholipase D-like domain-containing protein has translation MSGLISNTELTKQLEVILPSCKKLTIISAFMTQPATRWLSLLIAENKPIVQLVGRFTPNDFVKGSSDLNALRDCIKNGYQVKALVNLHAKIYQIDEDTIFNGSANLTGKGLALVNDSNLESCSQVTPSPESRTFINKIATSAIEITLPTLDKMEEYLKQFRDEDTGDSPAIWPEEILSLATELFVSDFPLGKPGASVNEYTLNPSLPFAQIEHSKDNVEIASIIFKQSKAYRWLKAQVKENKSGRDLGFGQVSRLLHDALSDDPAPYRQDVKNLQSNLYRYVEIYSFDEMAIKTPGRRSEVLILKDYN, from the coding sequence ATGTCGGGTTTAATTTCAAACACAGAACTAACTAAACAATTAGAAGTAATACTTCCAAGTTGTAAAAAATTAACTATCATTTCTGCATTCATGACTCAGCCAGCTACCCGCTGGCTGAGTCTTTTAATCGCAGAAAATAAACCTATTGTTCAGCTAGTCGGTCGTTTCACACCTAATGACTTCGTTAAGGGCTCAAGCGATTTAAACGCGCTACGTGATTGTATCAAAAATGGTTACCAGGTTAAGGCTCTAGTAAACCTACATGCTAAAATTTATCAAATTGACGAAGACACCATTTTTAATGGGAGTGCAAACTTAACTGGCAAAGGTTTAGCACTAGTCAATGATAGTAATCTAGAATCATGTAGCCAAGTCACGCCTAGTCCTGAGTCCAGGACTTTTATAAATAAGATTGCTACATCCGCAATAGAGATAACTCTTCCTACGCTTGATAAAATGGAAGAATACCTTAAACAATTCCGGGATGAAGATACCGGTGACTCACCCGCTATTTGGCCAGAAGAGATACTTTCTCTCGCGACAGAGTTATTCGTCTCCGATTTCCCATTAGGAAAGCCTGGGGCAAGTGTAAATGAATACACTCTAAACCCATCTCTTCCATTTGCTCAAATTGAACATTCTAAGGATAACGTTGAGATAGCATCTATTATTTTCAAGCAAAGTAAAGCCTATCGATGGTTAAAAGCTCAAGTTAAAGAAAATAAAAGTGGGCGTGACTTGGGCTTTGGTCAAGTATCACGTTTGCTCCACGACGCGCTTTCCGATGATCCTGCACCATATCGTCAAGATGTAAAAAACTTGCAAAGTAACTTGTACAGATACGTTGAAATATATTCATTTGATGAAATGGCAATAAAAACCCCAGGAAGAAGGAGTGAAGTTTTAATTTTAAAAGATTATAATTAG